From one Solanum stenotomum isolate F172 chromosome 12, ASM1918654v1, whole genome shotgun sequence genomic stretch:
- the LOC125848995 gene encoding allene oxide cyclase, chloroplastic-like: MATVSSASAALRAISSSSYKLPSAFQTTSLSQKIQSFKLPNPLISQTHKLTTTSTTASRSFSCKSQNSSTDSTNTEVQELSVYELNERDRGSPAYLRLSQKNVNSLGDLVPFSNKLYTADLKKRVGITAGLCILIKHEEEKKGDRYEAVYSFYFGDYGQIAVQGSYLTYEDTYLAVTGGSGIFAGVSGQVKLQQLIFPFKLFYTFYLKGIPDLPSELLCTAVPPSPTVEPTPEAKACEDGAALKNYTN, from the exons ATGGCCACTGTTTCCTCAGCCTCTGCTGCTCTTAGAGCCATTTCTTCTTCCTCATACAAGCTACCCTCTGCCTTCCAAACTACTTCTCTTTCTCAAAAGATCCAATCTTTTAAACTCCCTAACCCTCTCATTTCTCAAACTCATAAACTTACTACCACCTCCACTACTGCTTCCAGATCATTTTCCTGCAAGAGCCAGAACAGCTCAACAGATTCAACTAACA CTGAAGTTCAAGAACTTAGTGTCTATGAGCTCAATGAACGTGACCGTGGAAGCCCTGCTTATCTTCGATTGAGTCAAAAGAATGTCAATTCACTCGGAGATCTTGTCCCCTTTAGCAACAAG CTATATACTGCAGACCTAAAGAAGAGAGTTGGAATAACAGCAGGACTCTGCATTCTGATCAAGCacgaagaagagaagaaaggagATCGCTATGAAGCTGTTTACAGCTTCTACTTCGGCGATTACGGTCAAATCGCCGTTCAGGGATCGTACTTGACCTATGAAGACACTTACCTCGCCGTCACCGGTGGATCCGGCATATTTGCTGGGGTTTCCGGTCAAGTAAAATTGCAGCAACTCATCTTCCCTTTCAAGCTATTCTACACCTTTTACTTGAAGGGGATCCCCGATCTGCCATCTGAGTTGTTGTGTACGGCGGTTCCTCCGTCGCCGACGGTGGAGCCAACACCTGAAGCTAAAGCTTGTGAGGATGGGGCCGCACTGAAAAACTACACTAATTAA
- the LOC125848129 gene encoding uncharacterized protein LOC125848129 isoform X1 — protein MVVEAHQLFLPKPPFSSPSFPSPPPHFSSFLFHPSSLSLALFHSDSSISLYSSFSPFSISSFPPPQTTLPPPISAAAFLLLRNPNPITLFLISSPISGGSAVLFRFYILNSARKSFTPAKVVCNHSDFKFDESKFGVVFGVSHGVSVKLVADVNVFALYSISNGKVWVFAVKHLGGEELKLMKYAVIDCSLPVFSISVSFGVLILGEDNGVRVFPLRPLVKGRVKKERGANKKSLNGGLEKDKMEIKKLPLRNGMIHGINAEISAADGSKLMELKFPSNGVLDERVENRTESAKLRSVRLRQDSREGIANFVAFKNKDDNFESIKIPVKSAKAIGIQALSSTRFLILDSEGNLHLLFLATSVHGSETPYSMKQLTHNMKVRKLTVLPDSSTRAQTVWISDALHTVHMIAVTDMDASVNQTDCKDPAEKLVQTSVVQAIFSSEKVQEIAALSANTILLLGQGSMFAYAIS, from the exons ATGGTAGTTGAAGCTCATCAGCTTTTTCTTCCAAAACCCCCTTTCTCTTCTCCTTCTTTCCCTTCTCCACCAccccatttttcttctttcctttttcaccCTTCTTCTCTCTCTTTAGCCCTCTTCCATTCCGATTCTTCTATCTCTCTCTACTCTTCTTTCTCTCCTTTCTCTATCTCTTCCTTTCCTCCTCCGCAAACCACCCTCCCTCCGCCCATATCCGCTGCCGCTTTCCTCCTCCTACGGAACCCTAATCCGATCACCCTCTTTCTCATCTCATCTCCTATTTCAGGAGGCTCCGCAGTTCTGTTCCGTTTCTATATCCTTAATTCTGCGAGGAAGTCTTTTACTCCGGCGAAAGTTGTATGCAATCACAGTGATTTCAAGTTTGATGAGAGTAAATTCGGGGTGGTTTTTGGGGTTTCTCACGGGGTTTCGGTGAAATTGGTTGCGGATGTTAATGTATTTGCGTTGTACTCTATTTCGAATGGTAAAGTTTGGGTTTTTGCTGTGAAACACCTGGGGGGTGAGGAGCTGAAATTAATGAAGTATGCGGTGATTGATTGTTCTCTGCCGGTGTTTTCCATTAGTGTATCTTTTGGGGTCCTGATTTTGGGGGAAGATAATGGGGTCAGGGTTTTCCCCCTGCGGCCATTGGTCAAAGGAAGAGTTAAGAAAGAGAGGGGTGCGAATAAGAAAAGTTTGAATGGTGGGCTAGAAAAAGATAAGATGGAGATTAAAAAGCTACCTTTACGAAATGGGATGATTCATGGTATTAATGCTGAGATTAGTGCTGCTGATGGTAGCAAATTGATGGAACTGAAGTTTCCTTCCAATGGTGTATTGGATGAAAGGGTCGAGAACCGCACTGAATCAG CAAAGTTAAGGTCTGTGAGACTCAGACAAGATTCCAGAGAGGGTATTGCAAACTTCGTGGCATTCAAGAACAAGGATGATAATTTTGAATCGATCAAGATACCGGTTAAGTCAGCAAAAGCTATTGGCATTCAGGCCTTATCTTCAACCAGGTTTCTGATCTTGGACTCTGAAGGAAATCTTCACCTCTTGTTCCTTGCAACTTCTGTTCATGGATCGGAGACTCCTTATAGCATGAAACAGTTGACTCACAACATGAAAGTTCGAAAGCTCACTGTTCTTCCGGATTCTTCTACAA GAGCACAAACTGTTTGGATATCGGATGCACTTCATACTGTACACATGATTGCGGTGACTGACATGGATGCATCTGTTAATCAAACTGACTGCAAAGACCCAGCAGAGAAGCTTGTACAGACTTCAG TTGTGCAAGCAATATTTTCCAGTGAAAAGGTCCAAGAAATTGCAGCTTTGTCTGCGAATACAATATTACTTCTTGGACAAG GAAGCATGTTTGCATATGCAATTTCCTAG
- the LOC125848129 gene encoding uncharacterized protein LOC125848129 isoform X2 translates to MVVEAHQLFLPKPPFSSPSFPSPPPHFSSFLFHPSSLSLALFHSDSSISLYSSFSPFSISSFPPPQTTLPPPISAAAFLLLRNPNPITLFLISSPISGGSAVLFRFYILNSARKSFTPAKVVCNHSDFKFDESKFGVVFGVSHGVSVKLVADVNVFALYSISNGKVWVFAVKHLGGEELKLMKYAVIDCSLPVFSISVSFGVLILGEDNGVRVFPLRPLVKGRVKKERGANKKSLNGGLEKDKMEIKKLPLRNGMIHGINAEISAADGSKLMELKFPSNGVLDERVENRTESAKLRSVRLRQDSREGIANFVAFKNKDDNFESIKIPVKSAKAIGIQALSSTRFLILDSEGNLHLLFLATSVHGSETPYSMKQLTHNMKVRKLTVLPDSSTRAQTVWISDALHTVHMIAVTDMDASVNQTDCKDPAEKLVQTSGSMFAYAIS, encoded by the exons ATGGTAGTTGAAGCTCATCAGCTTTTTCTTCCAAAACCCCCTTTCTCTTCTCCTTCTTTCCCTTCTCCACCAccccatttttcttctttcctttttcaccCTTCTTCTCTCTCTTTAGCCCTCTTCCATTCCGATTCTTCTATCTCTCTCTACTCTTCTTTCTCTCCTTTCTCTATCTCTTCCTTTCCTCCTCCGCAAACCACCCTCCCTCCGCCCATATCCGCTGCCGCTTTCCTCCTCCTACGGAACCCTAATCCGATCACCCTCTTTCTCATCTCATCTCCTATTTCAGGAGGCTCCGCAGTTCTGTTCCGTTTCTATATCCTTAATTCTGCGAGGAAGTCTTTTACTCCGGCGAAAGTTGTATGCAATCACAGTGATTTCAAGTTTGATGAGAGTAAATTCGGGGTGGTTTTTGGGGTTTCTCACGGGGTTTCGGTGAAATTGGTTGCGGATGTTAATGTATTTGCGTTGTACTCTATTTCGAATGGTAAAGTTTGGGTTTTTGCTGTGAAACACCTGGGGGGTGAGGAGCTGAAATTAATGAAGTATGCGGTGATTGATTGTTCTCTGCCGGTGTTTTCCATTAGTGTATCTTTTGGGGTCCTGATTTTGGGGGAAGATAATGGGGTCAGGGTTTTCCCCCTGCGGCCATTGGTCAAAGGAAGAGTTAAGAAAGAGAGGGGTGCGAATAAGAAAAGTTTGAATGGTGGGCTAGAAAAAGATAAGATGGAGATTAAAAAGCTACCTTTACGAAATGGGATGATTCATGGTATTAATGCTGAGATTAGTGCTGCTGATGGTAGCAAATTGATGGAACTGAAGTTTCCTTCCAATGGTGTATTGGATGAAAGGGTCGAGAACCGCACTGAATCAG CAAAGTTAAGGTCTGTGAGACTCAGACAAGATTCCAGAGAGGGTATTGCAAACTTCGTGGCATTCAAGAACAAGGATGATAATTTTGAATCGATCAAGATACCGGTTAAGTCAGCAAAAGCTATTGGCATTCAGGCCTTATCTTCAACCAGGTTTCTGATCTTGGACTCTGAAGGAAATCTTCACCTCTTGTTCCTTGCAACTTCTGTTCATGGATCGGAGACTCCTTATAGCATGAAACAGTTGACTCACAACATGAAAGTTCGAAAGCTCACTGTTCTTCCGGATTCTTCTACAA GAGCACAAACTGTTTGGATATCGGATGCACTTCATACTGTACACATGATTGCGGTGACTGACATGGATGCATCTGTTAATCAAACTGACTGCAAAGACCCAGCAGAGAAGCTTGTACAGACTTCAG GAAGCATGTTTGCATATGCAATTTCCTAG